One genomic window of Sphingomonas sp. C3-2 includes the following:
- a CDS encoding ATP-grasp domain-containing protein, translating into MKPEMLCQRSDLPLRMMITSAGRRVGLLNSFRNSAAELGLPLEILACDCNVAMSSACHEADLRFAVPPASDPSYVEALLDICRTHGVALLVPTIDPELQPLADADQRFAEIGTYVSVSAPALVAIARDKLETARFLAAVDVSAPRSATPQDILDEPEGWAWPLLAKPSHGSSGRAVQRVVDLDAVRHLPTDEDFVVQEFLEGREHTVNLYFDRCGHMRCAIPHERLQIRSGEVEKGITCHVPALEEIAEKLARALPSPRGALCFQAMVRADGSASVFEINARFGGGYPLAHRAGGHFTRWLLEEVSGRTASANNGWQEGVLMLRYDAAFFVTP; encoded by the coding sequence ATGAAACCTGAAATGCTGTGTCAGCGGAGCGATCTGCCGCTTCGGATGATGATCACCTCGGCCGGCCGCCGAGTCGGGCTGCTCAACAGCTTCCGCAATTCGGCGGCGGAATTGGGCCTGCCGCTCGAAATCCTCGCTTGCGATTGCAATGTCGCGATGAGCTCGGCCTGTCATGAGGCGGATCTCCGCTTTGCCGTGCCCCCGGCGTCAGATCCTAGCTATGTCGAGGCGCTTCTGGATATTTGCCGCACGCACGGCGTCGCGCTGCTGGTGCCTACTATAGATCCCGAATTGCAACCGTTGGCTGACGCGGATCAGCGCTTTGCCGAAATCGGCACATATGTGTCAGTCAGCGCGCCGGCACTTGTGGCCATCGCGCGCGACAAGCTGGAAACGGCCCGGTTCCTCGCCGCCGTCGATGTTTCAGCGCCGCGTTCGGCAACACCTCAGGATATTCTGGATGAGCCCGAAGGTTGGGCGTGGCCGCTGCTCGCCAAGCCGAGCCATGGAAGTTCCGGCCGTGCAGTCCAGCGTGTCGTCGATCTCGATGCCGTCCGACATCTTCCCACTGACGAGGACTTTGTCGTTCAGGAGTTTCTCGAAGGGCGGGAGCACACCGTCAATCTCTATTTCGATCGGTGTGGTCATATGCGCTGCGCCATCCCGCATGAGCGACTTCAGATCCGCAGCGGCGAGGTCGAAAAGGGCATCACCTGCCATGTGCCCGCGCTCGAGGAAATCGCCGAAAAACTAGCGCGGGCCTTGCCGTCTCCGCGCGGAGCCTTGTGTTTCCAGGCTATGGTGCGGGCCGATGGCTCGGCATCGGTGTTTGAAATCAATGCGCGGTTCGGTGGCGGCTATCCGCTGGCGCACCGCGCTGGCGGCCATTTCACCCGCTGGTTGCTCGAGGAAGTCTCGGGGCGCACGGCAAGCGCGAATAATGGGTGGCAAGAGGGGGTGCTGATGCTTCGCTATGACGCCGCATTCTTTGTAACGCCATGA
- a CDS encoding HAD family hydrolase: protein MNRTRRLIVFDLDDTLYLERDYAQSGFRAVGRWLEDSIGPNPFADLAWRQFCMGRRNDIFDAVLEEMDIRANGALIRQLVSVYRHHHPDIHLAPDAARLLGTHPPEGTRYALITDGFLAAQTRKLRALGLSEMGLWPLICTDIWGRVYWKPHARAFECVQAMHGLPSHAITYVADNATKDFIAPRRLGWNTVELLRPERVRANEDMPSGEGADRSVVSLDALEERHFHSLG, encoded by the coding sequence ATGAACAGGACGCGCCGGCTCATCGTCTTCGATCTCGACGACACGCTCTATCTCGAGCGGGATTATGCGCAAAGCGGCTTTCGCGCGGTCGGGCGCTGGCTCGAAGACAGCATCGGCCCAAACCCCTTCGCCGATCTCGCCTGGAGGCAGTTTTGCATGGGCCGCCGCAACGACATCTTCGACGCGGTACTCGAAGAGATGGATATCCGGGCCAACGGGGCGCTCATTCGCCAGCTCGTTTCGGTCTATCGACACCACCATCCCGATATCCATCTCGCCCCCGACGCCGCGCGGCTGCTCGGCACGCATCCGCCTGAAGGCACGCGCTATGCGCTCATTACCGACGGTTTTCTGGCGGCGCAGACGCGCAAGCTCAGGGCGCTGGGCCTCTCGGAAATGGGGCTCTGGCCGCTGATCTGCACCGATATTTGGGGGCGGGTATATTGGAAGCCCCATGCGCGCGCCTTTGAATGCGTGCAGGCAATGCACGGACTGCCGTCACACGCGATCACCTATGTGGCTGATAATGCGACCAAGGATTTCATCGCGCCGCGTCGTTTGGGCTGGAATACCGTGGAATTGCTGCGTCCCGAACGCGTCAGGGCCAACGAGGATATGCCATCGGGGGAAGGGGCCGATCGTTCGGTTGTCAGCCTCGATGCGCTGGAAGAGCGCCATTTTCACTCACTCGGCTAG
- a CDS encoding response regulator transcription factor, whose product MRENIQVSILGRNEIVREGLRRILTEQSFHVRAVVPDPDELGEENSQDEEHCLFIVDSASDSDGLDACRRLRERFPDGRVVLMADDYRLDTIARAFDAGAHGYLVKAISCEPLAGALELVALGEKVVPTQIVDSLANLRWRPHSGDWESSRAAANLSDREIEILQCLVHGEANKIIARRLDITEATVKVHIKAILRKLHVLNRTQAAIWAVLRGLNDQEPASAACH is encoded by the coding sequence ATGCGCGAGAATATTCAGGTTTCCATCCTGGGGCGAAACGAAATCGTACGCGAAGGACTTCGCAGAATTCTTACCGAACAATCCTTTCATGTGCGTGCAGTGGTTCCCGATCCCGATGAATTGGGGGAAGAAAACAGTCAGGATGAAGAGCATTGCCTCTTCATCGTCGATTCCGCTTCCGACAGCGATGGACTCGATGCCTGCCGGCGCTTGCGAGAGCGGTTCCCGGATGGTCGCGTCGTTCTGATGGCGGACGATTATCGTCTCGATACCATTGCGCGCGCTTTCGATGCCGGTGCGCATGGCTATCTCGTCAAGGCGATTTCGTGCGAACCGCTCGCCGGCGCGCTCGAACTGGTCGCGCTGGGTGAAAAGGTGGTGCCCACGCAGATCGTTGACTCGCTCGCCAATCTCCGCTGGCGGCCGCATAGTGGCGATTGGGAAAGCAGCCGTGCTGCGGCCAATTTGTCCGATCGCGAAATCGAGATATTGCAATGCCTTGTACATGGTGAAGCGAACAAGATCATCGCCCGCCGTCTGGATATCACCGAGGCGACGGTGAAGGTTCATATCAAGGCGATCCTGCGCAAGCTGCACGTTCTCAATCGCACCCAGGCGGCTATCTGGGCGGTGCTCCGGGGGCTCAACGATCAGGAACCCGCTTCGGCTGCCTGTCACTGA
- a CDS encoding GumC family protein, translating to MASRALKQFDGRGLVGQPIPREAPPPPHTPPGAAYIGLVELMRILKRRGRLVLATIAVVMALTILALMMATPVYKSSAVMLVEPTSDPVAQSGTPVVAKPDEELRIATRMELLQSRALARRIARNMRLAEDPEFAVGRDENPGIVRRLIALVRPDKNSGDPEYTGGMSAKDIQQASDQAEMEAVTSRLMDRITVERVQKSHLVSITAESQNPYKASLLANRLAETYIKGQVVEQGDAYKAQVSGLRQRVEQLRERVNLADQAVIDYRRSNNLFASRSEEMNTAMYARLSGALAEARAASAQSSARASGMSGSAALLASSPLLSELKGQEALLGKRMAELSSFYGPGHPDMVNAKAQLDDVQKRIAAETGRAQAAVGREAAIASGAVGASVGTLASELGALRSANSHEVAASVGLRELEREAETSNALYVSLMAQLKEVGGRGANDKPDARIVSRAPIPDSPAYPEVKRTLVIAFIGALALAAILAFVVENLDNRVRTADQVDRLLGLPTLAMIPDVSDQLAFRQPHEIIQHEPRSVFAESVRNLYIELLAQFDQPGSKVVVVTSPLANEGKSTVANSLAAAATTLGHSAVMLDVDLRKPAVYDALIGEEGTSHAAGHADIVAYLNDRARLDQLIGAEADIADGDHASFVRINAHEAAQDPGALISSPRLAKLIAQLRERFDLVVLNAPPILPVRDAKILAGYADGALMVLRWGSTHPDAARVAVELFGDKMMGAVLNRVDYAEHARRNYGDAIHYYAQYAGQYPEDGKMPKPIGRIFYRALGRTAPADA from the coding sequence ATGGCAAGCCGCGCACTGAAGCAGTTCGATGGACGGGGACTTGTGGGGCAACCCATTCCCCGCGAAGCGCCACCGCCACCGCACACTCCTCCGGGCGCCGCCTATATCGGCCTTGTCGAACTGATGCGGATCTTGAAGCGGCGCGGGCGGCTGGTGCTGGCGACCATTGCGGTGGTGATGGCGCTCACCATCCTCGCGCTGATGATGGCGACGCCCGTCTACAAATCGTCTGCGGTGATGCTGGTCGAACCCACCAGCGATCCGGTCGCGCAGTCGGGCACCCCGGTCGTCGCGAAACCCGATGAAGAGCTCCGGATCGCGACGCGGATGGAATTGCTGCAATCGCGGGCGCTGGCCCGGCGTATCGCGCGTAACATGCGGCTGGCCGAGGATCCCGAATTCGCTGTGGGCCGCGATGAAAATCCCGGGATCGTACGGCGCCTGATTGCGCTGGTGCGGCCCGACAAGAATAGCGGCGACCCCGAATATACCGGTGGGATGAGCGCGAAGGATATTCAGCAGGCGAGCGATCAGGCCGAGATGGAAGCCGTCACTTCGCGGCTGATGGATCGGATCACGGTCGAACGAGTGCAGAAGTCCCATCTGGTAAGCATCACGGCGGAATCGCAAAACCCCTATAAGGCTTCGCTGCTCGCAAACCGGCTGGCCGAAACCTATATCAAGGGTCAGGTGGTCGAGCAGGGCGATGCCTATAAGGCGCAGGTTTCCGGCCTCCGCCAGCGGGTTGAGCAATTGCGTGAACGCGTGAACCTCGCGGATCAAGCGGTGATCGATTATCGCCGTTCGAATAATTTGTTCGCCTCGCGCTCCGAAGAGATGAACACCGCCATGTATGCGCGCCTGTCCGGCGCGCTCGCTGAGGCGCGTGCCGCCAGTGCGCAAAGTTCCGCGCGCGCCAGCGGGATGAGCGGATCGGCCGCGTTGCTCGCTTCGTCGCCGCTGCTCAGCGAGTTGAAGGGCCAGGAGGCACTGCTCGGCAAGCGCATGGCCGAATTGTCGAGCTTCTACGGCCCCGGCCATCCGGACATGGTCAACGCCAAGGCGCAGCTGGACGATGTTCAGAAGCGCATCGCCGCCGAAACCGGGCGCGCGCAGGCGGCGGTCGGGCGCGAAGCCGCAATCGCCAGCGGCGCGGTCGGCGCAAGCGTCGGCACGCTCGCCTCCGAACTCGGCGCGCTGCGCAGCGCCAATAGCCATGAAGTCGCGGCGTCGGTTGGGCTGCGTGAACTCGAACGCGAGGCGGAAACGAGCAACGCGCTCTATGTGTCGCTCATGGCACAGCTCAAGGAAGTCGGCGGGCGCGGCGCAAACGACAAGCCCGATGCACGGATCGTCTCACGCGCGCCGATCCCCGACAGCCCCGCCTATCCCGAAGTGAAGCGGACGCTGGTGATCGCGTTCATCGGGGCGCTTGCGCTGGCCGCGATCCTCGCCTTTGTTGTCGAAAATCTCGACAACCGGGTGCGCACGGCCGATCAGGTCGATCGCCTGCTTGGCCTCCCCACGCTTGCGATGATCCCCGACGTGTCGGATCAACTGGCCTTCCGCCAGCCGCACGAGATTATTCAGCATGAACCGCGCTCGGTATTCGCGGAGTCCGTTCGAAATCTCTATATCGAGCTGCTCGCGCAGTTCGATCAGCCGGGCTCGAAGGTGGTGGTCGTCACGTCCCCGCTTGCCAATGAGGGTAAGTCGACGGTCGCCAACAGTCTCGCCGCCGCCGCCACCACGCTGGGGCATTCGGCGGTCATGCTTGATGTCGATCTGCGCAAACCCGCAGTATACGATGCACTGATCGGTGAGGAAGGGACGTCGCACGCTGCGGGCCACGCCGATATCGTCGCCTATCTCAATGATCGCGCGCGGCTCGATCAACTGATCGGCGCAGAGGCCGATATTGCCGATGGCGACCACGCTTCCTTTGTCCGTATCAATGCGCACGAGGCCGCGCAGGATCCGGGCGCGCTGATTTCGTCGCCGCGCCTTGCCAAGCTGATTGCGCAGTTGCGGGAGCGTTTCGATCTGGTCGTGCTCAACGCGCCGCCCATCCTGCCGGTGCGCGATGCCAAGATTTTGGCGGGCTATGCTGATGGCGCGCTGATGGTGTTGCGTTGGGGTTCAACCCATCCCGATGCCGCGCGCGTCGCGGTCGAGCTTTTCGGCGACAAGATGATGGGCGCGGTGCTCAACCGGGTTGATTATGCCGAGCATGCCCGCCGCAATTATGGCGATGCCATCCATTATTACGCGCAATATGCGGGCCAATATCCCGAAGACGGCAAGATGCCCAAGCCCATTGGCCGCATCTTTTACCGGGCGCTTGGGCGTACGGCACCCGCCGACGCCTGA
- a CDS encoding lipopolysaccharide biosynthesis protein, protein MTKIRGRARALRKAVTAESFRRRYANVGHLLSGNAATLVIGLFAVALTARALGPHEYGILALVISGAQAIDSFVNFQTWQPLIRYGADLDDEAHRDELMALFKYGLLLDMAAAITGWMIALGVTAIAGFLLGWEPAVYATVLTYSLVLLFRVNGTPVAILRLAGKFRATAYLQVLGVGARLIGCAIAFAMGGGVFAFAVIWMTTQILSQLLLAFAAWRELRSRGLHRLDKASLKGIRARFPGIWGFTWSANFSLTLWSSAQQLDVLLVGALTDPASAGLYHIAKRIGRAVQQAGAQVQAVAYPEIARLWQAGAIRAFRNVVLQTEMLLASAGLALFCATLLVAKPVILLVAGKAFAGAAPLLVVQMVAVTLVLSGSIARVALLSMGRERQIFGLVVLSIALFFATAALLIPRIGPMGANIAHIVLGSVWLLGLSILLKSGLAQARREDERAASSCEQSPAADRCADTLRHDAA, encoded by the coding sequence ATGACAAAGATCAGGGGGCGTGCGCGCGCCTTGCGCAAGGCGGTTACGGCCGAATCCTTTCGCCGCCGCTATGCCAATGTCGGCCATCTTCTTTCGGGCAATGCCGCCACGCTTGTCATCGGGCTGTTTGCCGTCGCACTCACGGCGCGTGCGCTGGGGCCGCATGAATACGGCATATTAGCGTTGGTGATCAGCGGCGCGCAGGCGATCGATTCCTTCGTCAACTTCCAGACGTGGCAACCGCTTATCCGCTACGGCGCCGATCTTGATGACGAGGCGCACCGTGACGAGTTGATGGCGCTGTTCAAATATGGGCTGCTGCTCGACATGGCGGCCGCCATTACGGGATGGATGATCGCGCTTGGCGTTACCGCGATTGCAGGGTTTTTGCTGGGGTGGGAGCCGGCGGTTTACGCCACGGTGCTGACGTACAGCCTGGTCCTGCTGTTTCGCGTCAACGGTACGCCCGTCGCGATCCTGCGGCTGGCCGGAAAATTCCGGGCGACGGCCTATCTGCAGGTTTTGGGCGTAGGCGCCCGCCTGATCGGCTGCGCGATCGCCTTTGCGATGGGCGGCGGGGTCTTTGCATTTGCCGTCATCTGGATGACGACGCAGATTTTGAGCCAGTTGCTGCTTGCCTTCGCCGCCTGGCGCGAATTGCGCAGCCGTGGGCTCCATCGGCTCGACAAGGCGTCGCTGAAAGGCATTCGCGCACGCTTTCCGGGGATATGGGGCTTTACCTGGTCTGCCAATTTCTCGCTCACCCTATGGTCGAGCGCGCAGCAACTGGATGTGTTGCTGGTCGGCGCGCTGACCGACCCGGCATCGGCCGGGCTTTACCACATTGCCAAACGGATCGGACGCGCAGTGCAGCAGGCGGGCGCGCAGGTACAGGCTGTCGCCTATCCCGAGATCGCCCGGCTGTGGCAGGCCGGCGCGATCCGTGCGTTCCGCAATGTCGTGCTGCAGACCGAAATGCTGCTTGCCAGCGCCGGGCTGGCGCTTTTCTGCGCAACGCTGCTGGTGGCCAAGCCGGTCATATTGCTGGTGGCGGGCAAGGCCTTTGCGGGCGCGGCCCCGCTGCTTGTGGTGCAGATGGTGGCGGTAACGCTTGTGCTGAGCGGATCGATCGCGCGCGTGGCGCTGCTGTCCATGGGGCGCGAGCGCCAGATTTTCGGGCTGGTCGTCCTTTCCATCGCGCTGTTCTTCGCGACAGCGGCGCTGCTCATCCCCCGTATAGGGCCGATGGGGGCCAATATCGCGCATATCGTACTGGGCAGCGTCTGGTTGCTGGGCCTTTCCATCCTGCTGAAGAGCGGGCTTGCGCAGGCGCGGCGTGAGGATGAACGTGCCGCGTCTTCCTGTGAGCAGAGCCCTGCCGCCGATCGCTGCGCCGATACGCTCCGGCACGATGCGGCCTGA
- a CDS encoding glycosyltransferase family 4 protein gives MAEQRPLICFPFVGDDIGGSHISAAGLIRRIDPNRFRVLVLLQNVNGAMAAFFRKEGIGFEAAPPSAALAHGQRAGLGQALGLVRGVMPLVHFLRRRGVDLVHSNDGRTHATWALATRLAGARLLWHHRGDPDARGLRFVAPLLADHVVAVSHFAVPRPGIYSAARRTDVVHSPFDTSVHEDRDAARAALIAELGLPANALVIGFFGALIERKRPLLFVDAIAALRARLPGRPVYGLLFGEAFDGAERAIPARVSALGVADQIRMMGFRAPGTRWLAACDMLLVPAINEPFGRTLIEAMLVGTPVVATASGGNIEAIRHGETGLLAPPDDAEGLADAMARLADDPALMATIAEQAALGARSHFGMARHADAIMAIYDQMLSHGPTRSVRGNRHARRPARGIS, from the coding sequence ATGGCTGAGCAACGGCCTTTGATCTGCTTTCCCTTTGTCGGCGACGATATCGGGGGAAGCCATATCTCTGCGGCGGGATTGATCCGCCGGATCGATCCCAACCGATTTCGGGTCCTTGTCCTGCTGCAAAATGTGAACGGGGCGATGGCGGCGTTTTTCCGCAAGGAGGGCATTGGCTTTGAAGCGGCGCCGCCCTCTGCCGCGCTCGCCCATGGGCAGCGGGCCGGGCTGGGGCAGGCGCTCGGGCTGGTGCGCGGCGTGATGCCGCTTGTGCACTTCCTGCGCCGCCGCGGCGTCGATCTGGTACACAGCAATGATGGGCGCACCCATGCCACCTGGGCGCTTGCTACCCGGCTCGCGGGGGCAAGGCTGCTCTGGCACCATCGCGGTGATCCCGATGCGCGCGGGCTGCGCTTCGTAGCGCCGCTGCTCGCCGATCATGTCGTCGCCGTGTCCCATTTTGCGGTGCCCAGGCCCGGAATTTACAGCGCGGCACGGCGCACCGATGTGGTGCACAGCCCATTCGATACCAGCGTGCACGAGGATCGCGATGCCGCGCGCGCCGCGCTCATCGCCGAACTCGGCCTTCCTGCCAATGCGCTCGTCATCGGCTTTTTCGGCGCGCTGATCGAGCGCAAGCGCCCCCTGTTGTTCGTCGATGCCATCGCTGCGCTTCGGGCGCGGTTGCCCGGCCGCCCGGTGTACGGCCTGTTGTTCGGCGAAGCATTCGATGGCGCCGAACGCGCCATCCCCGCGCGGGTGTCGGCACTCGGCGTTGCCGATCAAATCCGCATGATGGGGTTTCGCGCCCCCGGCACACGCTGGCTCGCGGCGTGCGATATGCTGCTTGTTCCCGCGATCAACGAGCCTTTCGGGCGCACCTTGATCGAGGCGATGCTCGTCGGCACCCCGGTCGTCGCCACCGCATCGGGGGGGAATATCGAGGCGATCCGCCACGGCGAAACCGGGCTTTTGGCGCCGCCCGACGATGCCGAGGGGCTTGCCGATGCCATGGCCCGCCTTGCCGACGATCCGGCGTTGATGGCCACCATCGCCGAACAAGCCGCGCTCGGCGCGCGCAGCCATTTCGGCATGGCGCGGCATGCCGACGCGATCATGGCGATCTATGATCAAATGCTTTCGCACGGGCCGACGCGCTCGGTCCGTGGCAATCGCCACGCCCGCCGGCCCGCACGCGGGATTTCCTGA
- a CDS encoding SDR family oxidoreductase: protein MRGLKDKVGIVAGGGRGIGAATATRLAEEGARVVIGDIRGDWAEETAEKIRQNGGIAIGTALDICNEDSVQALVDTAVENYGRLDFFHANAAGGTQGDIEAINVPLEVFDRSIELNLKSYLICTQKALPELLKQGGAMIYTSSGAAYGGAAFQVAYPIAKNGVHALMRHVAARYGKQGVRANVVAPGLVLTEAVKEHLTQEYVDAGLERAVCPRLGKPDDIAAMVAFLASDDSEWISGQVFSVNGGMAMRD from the coding sequence ATGAGAGGCCTAAAGGATAAGGTTGGTATTGTTGCAGGCGGCGGCCGCGGCATTGGTGCGGCAACCGCGACACGACTTGCCGAAGAAGGCGCGCGCGTCGTCATCGGTGACATTCGCGGCGACTGGGCCGAGGAAACCGCCGAAAAGATCCGCCAGAACGGTGGCATCGCGATCGGCACCGCGCTTGATATCTGCAATGAGGATTCGGTGCAGGCACTGGTCGACACGGCGGTGGAGAATTACGGGCGCCTCGACTTCTTCCATGCCAATGCGGCCGGCGGCACGCAGGGGGACATCGAAGCGATCAACGTACCGCTCGAAGTGTTCGACCGGTCAATCGAGCTTAATCTCAAAAGCTATCTGATCTGCACGCAAAAGGCGTTGCCCGAGTTGCTGAAACAAGGCGGCGCGATGATCTATACCAGTTCGGGTGCGGCCTATGGTGGGGCGGCCTTTCAGGTGGCCTATCCGATCGCGAAGAACGGCGTGCATGCGCTGATGCGCCATGTTGCCGCGCGCTATGGCAAACAGGGCGTGCGCGCGAATGTCGTGGCGCCCGGCCTGGTGCTGACCGAAGCGGTGAAAGAACATCTGACGCAGGAATATGTCGATGCCGGGCTGGAGCGCGCCGTATGCCCGCGCCTTGGCAAACCCGACGATATTGCCGCGATGGTGGCATTCCTTGCCTCTGACGATTCCGAATGGATCAGCGGGCAGGTGTTCAGCGTGAACGGCGGCATGGCGATGCGCGACTGA
- a CDS encoding helix-turn-helix domain-containing protein, translating into MATLKDQGSTGEKLSRRERNKARTRAAILNAARKGFGRAGIYATTMDEIAEGAEISRATLFNYFASKTEIVDEIVSLMDDAFMDAIAELCRTIPSIRERTIAVFDHGANGLDKLGRGAKHLVGYSELAIHEDTGAGRMARLRAAFSNMLGYGITDPHETLEHPVIESAVAIYVGIIHNWRITEDYDLHHHLRRACDLIFCLMDNE; encoded by the coding sequence ATGGCTACGCTGAAAGACCAGGGCTCCACCGGGGAGAAACTGTCACGGCGCGAGCGTAACAAGGCTCGGACGCGTGCTGCAATCCTTAATGCGGCCCGAAAGGGTTTCGGGCGCGCCGGGATCTATGCCACAACGATGGACGAGATCGCCGAGGGCGCAGAAATCTCGCGTGCGACGCTGTTCAATTATTTCGCCAGTAAAACAGAAATCGTCGATGAAATCGTGAGCCTGATGGACGATGCGTTCATGGACGCGATCGCCGAACTGTGCCGCACCATCCCGTCCATCCGGGAACGCACCATCGCCGTTTTCGACCATGGCGCGAACGGGCTGGACAAGCTTGGGCGCGGCGCCAAGCATCTGGTGGGCTATTCCGAACTTGCGATCCATGAGGATACGGGCGCCGGGCGCATGGCGCGGCTGCGCGCGGCATTTTCCAACATGCTGGGTTACGGCATCACCGATCCGCATGAGACGCTTGAACATCCCGTGATCGAATCGGCGGTCGCCATCTATGTCGGCATCATCCACAATTGGCGGATCACCGAGGATTACGACCTGCACCATCATCTGCGCCGGGCCTGCGACCTGATTTTCTGCCTGATGGATAACGAGTAA